The DNA window AAATGCCTTTCTTTCTAGAATCCTACTTGGCCAAGACAGAAGAATTTTATGTCAAGGTCAACACTTCAGTTGTTCGATATGAACACAGACACAACTTGTTATTTCATAGAGGCAGGTGGCACAGGTAATGATCTAATGAGCTGCAGGTAAGAGTTCTGTGGGCTTGTTGCTCTACAGCCAGAGGTAGAAGACTGTATTTAAACACAGAATGGTCAAGGATTCCTCAATATGACCAGGGTTCTCTAGGGAAATTACAATATTCACAAAATGATGACTGTAAACATAATTATAATGAGTAACAAAAGTTCTTGAATCACCCTCCCTGTGCTGTTGGTGCATTCCTGAGAGATAACATAATTTCTGCAGAAtatctctgatggtttttttcatttttttctgaaggttACCTCCAGAGttctaaataatttgtttatatcGCTATTTCTAGAATTATTAACACAAAACAAACTGTCCATGTTATAAGTagaattacattttattaaaagttaaagTGGTaaccatccccttctctctctttctaatacCTGGTAGTTGGATTCtagttttgatattttcttaatCACTTTTGGATATTTAAAAGTATTCTCAAAACCCTTTTATTCATAACTTCCAAAATTCTCTCAACTCATCTGGAgaggctttgtttgtttgtttaatataagATTTCTACCCCTATTCCGGACATtgtgaatcagaatctctgaaggTGAGAAAGTTCACAGGACtgaactttctaaaaataaaattaaaacaacagaactATGCAGGTAATTCTGGTGATTGTTAGGGAATAATTGGATTAAGAAATTAAAGTCAGTCTATTGGTTCAAATGGAGAGCTTCggggatttctctttctttgatttaATTGAGCAAAAATTGCTGAGAGACAACAGAgtgccagacactgagctgtgATACAGAgatatgaaaagtaaaatgacatATTCCCTCCTCTAATAGAATTCAAACTAATTCCTATTCTGTTACATGTTTTTCAATACCTTCTAAAGATTGAGATGTTGATGTTATGATCATCTAacttacagataaataaaattgggaGGAATAGCTTAATAATCAAAGTGCAATAGACTTTTAATACAGTCCAACAGTCCTGTACTAAAAGCTGGAGAAGATTATTGTGTAGAGATTTGATTTTAAGGAGGTCTAATATTCCTTTTAATTAGACATAAGGTGGCAATAAAGTCAGTGAAattagagagaaataaaaattttgaatggCTTCCTTAACTGACTCAAATTTATGAACCTAAAtatatttgagtttttatttatttaaaaatgtattttctttttttaatgtttttttaatttatttttgagagaaagagagagacaacatgagcaggggagggtgaaagagagggagacacagaatctgaagcaggttccaggctccgagctagctgtcagcacagagcctgacgcagggctcgaacccacgaaccatgagatcgtgacctgagccgaagcctgacgatcaactgactgagccacccagatgccccaaaaaatgtattttctattcacttcttggccttttggctatgATCAAgtgtaaaaatgtatttcctattatttatttGTCATAAGCTAATGTCCATAGGATCATTATGAGGCTCTGAAAAAATCTTTGCTTGAGAAACAAACTCTGCTTCCATACACATAAAGACAAATTAAGCATAATTTAAGCTTAATAGTCCACAACTATTATATTcaaattttgtcattaaaaatttaGTGTATATGACAATGGCAATAAAAAGTCCAGCCAGAGACATTTTAGATTATAAATCATATAACATCAAAGAATGAGGTAAGGTCACTGAATATCATAAATACTGGAGGCTTTTCGTTCTACCATTTACTTACTTGGACTGTAGTGGTCATGGTGGAGAGTACAGTTGGAAAGAGTACAATCGAATTAAACTCTCTGGagtttttcttctgtgaattcaGCTTGGTTTGAGAAATTACCACTCCCTTGTCATATGGTGTAAATCCTATGATCAACAATACCCCCATATAACTATACTTTTTGCCCTAAATGACTACCAGGAAAATGAGCCCAGATactgaaaataatccaaataaacaagttaaaattTGGTGAAGAAAATGTGTTGACTTCtaacataagttaaaaaaaaaattcttcctataCAGCGTATGTGGTTTGAATGTAATTCCTGATAAGAACAGatattacacttgatcttagccaaaaggccgagaagcaattgAATGTAATTtctatgaaaacataaaatatgcagATTCCTTATTAAATCAATAAAGTCCATGGAACAGTGGATGAAAGAGATGGCAATAGGAgattttgatttcatttaaagaaatgctaGACTATGATGATGAACAATCCACATAATATCTCTAATATAGCTTCCCCCCACTCAGAGGCTGAAGAATTggaatattatgaaatgatcacaatGGTGCTGAAGTATTGGTTTTTACCCCTTGGAGTAGTGGAGACAGCATAAGGACATACAGAGCCTATTCGCTGGTCACCAACAGCCACAAAATATCTCATTCACTTACCCCATTATGCCACATCAATATTAAATATTCCAGGTGTGCCAGGAGGCTAGGAAGCACTGTGCTACACTTATATCCATTTATATCTGTAGTTATATATTagttatggattttttttttgaggagggaCACTGACACTATAGAAAGCATGCAGAAGCTACCAAgagtttggaaaatatttgaatgtaATGGAATAAGTTGCATTATCAAACAGGAAGAGAgttcattgtgtgtatgtgtttgaaaCATGAATATACCCTTTAACCAATGTAAGGAAAAATATTCTAACATCTGAGTTATTAGAAAGGGAATGAGCTAGTTATATTTAGTGATAAAATACACTAAATCATAAGCCAGTTGATAATCCACATTCAGGGACACTGGAGAAAAGATTTCCCTAATTGAATTTAGGATAAAGTACAAATATCCACACTCTAGCCTTTCTCCACCCTTAGTTCTTGTACCATCTTCCTCTGCCACAAAATACTTGGCTTCTCTCAGTTCCTGGAATATGGCATGTTTTCTCAGCTGTCTACCTTTTTGTTCgttattttttcacatttgtttggTAATGGTTTTAccaattctttgtctctttgttgtctgttaaatattatttttcttttcaaatctcaCTTAAAGtgaagaactttaaaatttccttttagtgattatttattttgagggagagagagtgcaagcaggggaggggcagagagagagggagatacagaaccaaagaaggctccatgctttgagctgtcagcacatatcctgatgtggggctcaaactcacaaaccacgagatgatgGCCGGAGTTGAcgtcagatgcataaccgactgagtcacccaggtgcccattagtTGAAGAAATTTTTGAAACATTATCTAATTCCTTGTGATTGACGAGACTTTCAACTGCATAGTCAGAAAACTGTCATTTCTAAACAGCACATTTTCAGACTTGAACTACCCTATAAGTCAGATGATGGACCAAATCAGACTTATTCTTCTCTGTGTCCCAAGTATATAGCACAATGCTTGGGACATTAAGGAGATTGCCAAAAGTATTTTATAAGTCAACCAATCAATAAATGTATTGATGAATATTGGCCTGGATTCCAAGGTAATTAACTCCAGACTTAATCATCTCAAATCACAAAGGTGAGATGACCACACTCACCTCTCGTCTTCCTAGAAATCTCAATGCCAAATTGTATTTCTAGCATGCTCTCAGAAGAGAATACACTAGTGCTGCTGCTGTGGATGTAGCATTCTATCTTTAATGCCGAGAGGGCAAGCACAGCTACTGGTCTCTGAGCTCCCTTTTGAGCTCATCTGTGACACAGACCAGCCATCTCTAGTTGTAGGTCTCCAGCTTGTGTTTCTCCAGCTTTAGCAAACCCCTTACCTTCACAGTCCCCTGATCAGTTTTAATTGCTGCTCTCTGAAGATTGGCCCTGAATTTAGGCATGCCAGGCACCAAATAACGTGGAGACCAATGCTCTTGAGGATTTCCATGTCTCAGGCAATAAGCTCTTGAGGCATTTCCCAGCTGTGTAACTTTTTACTTCTAGAGAGATTCTTTTTCAATTCTGAACTTATCAATTAGTGGTAAAGATTTGTTCACAGGATCACctgaggatttttttgtttttgtgtttgtttgtttttgcagagACTGATCCAGCAAGTCTGAGTGGGATTTGCgattatgaatttctttttttttgtaattttttgtttatttttgagacagagagagagagagagaaagcaagggaggggcagagagagacacacacaaaatctgaagcaggctccaggctctgagctaacagcacagagcccattgtgggccttgaacccacaaacagcaagatgatgacctgagccgaagttggatgctcaaccaactgagccacacaggcgctgcAGACTATGCATTTCTTACAAACTATTAGCCAGTGTTTTGGGTTCATAGTCCACACTGTGAAGAATAAGTTTTAGAGGATCAGGGTGCATCTTGACAGGGTATCTTATGTGGAATAGagttactaattttaaaataatggattaaaccatttatttccttgcacaaaatatgtttaacttattttatgCATAAATAGGTAATATACTTACTTGATTCAAAAGTAAAATCTATGTCTAATAGAATTTTGAAGTTATGGGACAAGAATTCAGAATATTGAGataatatttgcctttttgaGGTCTTTGTTATTAATAATTCCATTTGCTAAATTGTGTGAAGacagtacagtaaaaccttggattgcgagtaacttgctCTGCGAGTGTTCCctaagatgagcaaacatttctaatattttttttaacttgataaatgagccatATCTTGCAACACAAGTAGTACATGACACCAAATGTCTTgggatcacaactgagccaaaggtTCTTGAAATTGGCTtggatatatgagtgctttggattataagtgtgtttctgaaatgaattgtcacaaaccaaggttttactctattttattattaggcATCTACGTTccatattccttttctttatgacatattttcatactttttttcatAAACAAGAACGTTTGAAAGCATTCCAATCTGATTCAAGTAAGTTGAATGCCCACATTAGGGGAACTCTTATAAGATATGGTTAAATATATAAGGTTTGATTCTTAAAAGAGTTTAAGGTTGGTTGCATCTTAGTGCTTCTCAATTTTAGAACTAAAGATTCACATTTTaaagcatcaaaaagaattttatttttaatttcaaaactaagGTTACACTCCATATCAATTAAATCAAGATTTTAAGGTCCGAGGTCAGATATCAATATTTGTTAAAAGCCTCTCAAACTTTAGTATGCACAAAAATAATCTAGGGATCTCATCCAAACGAAGTATCTGAATTGGTAAATCTAGTGTGTGGCTTgagattatacatttttttaaacaaattctcaGGCTTATTCCCGAGAATGCTGTTGGCCCATGGATCGCCTTTAGGACAAGGTATTAGATATCTCTTCTTTTGACTCCTTTCCACTATAATTCTTTCAGATTCAAACAAGTTCCCACATGTCCATGCATTACAAATCTTCTTTTAGTTTTGGAATGCAGTGTCTGGAGGATTCTGGGATGTTTATGGGAGAATACAATGTGTCAAGAAAGCCACCTTACAAGTGAGCAGATTGACAGCTACTTCAGTGTTCTGAATAAAAGAAGTGGAAGAGAGTTGGAACCTCCTTGAAGTCATATATGGGAAGAGTATGGACAGACCTTTCCATAGATGATTGTACAAGgatgaaaattattaaatttatagtAGCTATAGTGTTCATTCTGtcagtgtgtgtgtacacattcaGGAAGgaatatataaagagaaacaaGGAGATAGAAATTTGAATGTTACCGACTTATGTGTCCCAGTTGTGTTGCTAGGAATTGTTACCTAGGTTTAGTGAGCTTCATCTTGAGAGTTAATCCATCATCGCCCTTCCATTTCAACTCACCTCATTTCAGCCAtgtctgaacttttaaaaaatcctgagaTTCTCCTTCCTTTCTAGCTCCTCGGTCACTGAATGAAGTGTCTTGCTTAGAATAATTAAATGGCTGCTAACTGGTCTTGATTCAGCCTTACTGTCTTTCCATCCATCTTCAACCCCAACATAAGTGTGATACTACTAACATGTAAAACTATTGTTTCACTTCCTGCTTAAAAAACGTGTAGCACCTCCCTTCACTAAAATAAGGAGATATGTCTTATGGTGATCCAGAGGTGATTCATGAACTGTCCTCTgtaacttctctctttttatagCTTTGCCATATCATTCAAAATATGACATGATTTTCTGGGTCTGCAGAGACTTTTCCCCCTTTCTTGATGAGACCATTACCTTTCATATAGTCTGTATTTCATATAGGAGCTTAAGCCCTGGTAATTCAAAGGTCTACCTACCAGGACTCTTTTTGTTTGTCCTGTGTGAGTCTGTTCTGTTGGACAGAACATTGGACTAGGAATCACGCCTAATATGTGTGGTGAAGTTGTAGCCTTTCTCCCTTGTTTCATAGAACTGACGAAATTTAAGTCAAATAATAAGTatgaggactttttaaaaataaatgtttgcaacCAGTGAATGAGTAGATAATGGGTATAAGAGTggtaagatatttatttttgtaccatATTTGGAAACTATATGTAAACACTGCAACTTTTTATATCAAGTGAATAACACAGCACATTATCCTGAGAACATTGATCTGACAATAATGATGTGGATGATTTGAATCAGGAAGAGACAAAAGACGAATCGGTGTTTAGAATATTATGTAAATCTATGGTTACAAGATGTAAAATGCccaaaaacagaagaacaaaatatgaaaggaaagaagagttgtcttaaagaaacaattttcttGAAATGGCAACTCTTTCTAAATTATTGGGGAAAAGAGCATGAACCACAAGAAAATGATACAACTGAGTAGGATTTTTTGTGTCCATGCCAATTGCTTCATAAATAGCTGCAGCATCACTGGTATGAAGATAAGATAATGCTGTTTGAGCTGCTTTTATAAAACGTGTTGTTCTCAAGTATAATAATGTGAGACTCTGTCATGTGTACCTATACTGAGATTCTACAACGATTCTCCATGTTTGCTCTTTTTTCACTTTGATCAGAACAgctttgaaagatttttcttattttcattatatcaCATGAAATAAAAGTGAACTTAGTATTGAAATTATTTATAGGAAAGCATCAGTCACATAGGGAACTGGAGATGACATATGTGCAGAAGAAAATTCTCAAGGACATCTCAGACCCATCCACAGTCATCTGGGACCAAAGTACCACTTTGAATAAAATTGTGGGTCCTGGGGTCAATTTTGTAGAAAGTACATTATTATGTTTGGGACCAGGGCACCTAcaaattaaataagattttatttcctcatctttcaaaggaaaataatactAGTGCCTTCTGTGAGAGaatactataaatattaaataaagttatttacTTAAACTGGGCACATTACTTGATATTTCATAAAATCTCAATAACATGTGTTAtaattattatcttcattatcatcatcattggTTTTGTTATTGTGggtattaatattaaatataaaagtaaggcTCTTTTCATAGTTAGGAGTCTCTGATTTCATTCTTAGTATTTCTCCACATATAATCACTATAATAAGGTTCAATGGAGTGGCCTAGAAAGGATCTTAGGAATTGTGTTATAGAGGGAAGTGTCATTGGGTTTCCAAAGATTTGAGCAATAAACCTAACACATTTCATATCTCAGCAAATCAGAAAGACCTGCTTCCAACCTGACATCATGATATTGATTCTACTCATGAACATATACTACTGTCCAGAAGTTTTTTTAGGGCAAATTTGACATCCTTATTCTGCAGACTATAGAtcaaggggttcagcatgggcaCAATGATGgtataaaacacagaaaacactttCCCTTGGTCCATGGAGCTCACAGATGAAGGCTGCAGGTACATGAATGCAGCAGATCCAAAGAAAACAGCAACAGCTGAAATGTGGGAGCTGCAGGTGCTAAAGGCTTTGAATCTGCCCTCAGTGGAGTGGATGCGGAGGATGCTGGCAATGAAGAAGATGTAGGAAGCGAGGATGGTTAAGGCAGGAGTCAGAATGTTAAACGCACTCAAGACTAGGACCAATAATTCATTGATGAAAGTGTTGGAACAGGATATCTCCAAGAGTGGAAAGAGATCACAGAAATAATGGTTAATCACATTGCTCTTGCAGAAAAGGAGTCTCATCATAAAACCCGTATGGATTGTAGATCCAGTGATGCCCAAAATATAAACTCCCACTGTGAGCCCGAAGCAGATGTGTGAAGACATGATGACATTGTAAAGCAAGGGGTTACAGATGGCGGCATAGCGGTCATAAGCCATTGCAGCTAACATGTGACACTCTGCAATAGCaaagatgaggaagaaatagAGCTGAGTCATGCATTGAGGGTAGGAGATGGTGTTCATCTCTGTCACAAAGTTCACCAGCATTTTAGGGGTGATGACAGTGGAATGGCAGAGATCAATGAAGGACAAATTGCTGAGGAAGTagtacatgggggtgtgcagGTGAGCACTCAGCCCTATCAGTGTGATCATGCCCAGGTTCCCCACCACTGTGACCACATAGACCactaggaagaggaagaaaaggggcagCTGGAGTTCCGGTTTCTCTGTTAACCCAGCGAGGATGAACTCAGTTGCTATGGAGTGATTTCCAGGGTCCATTATCTTTGCAGAGGGTTCTGagtttaaaaggagaaaataaatatttctctgtgtgtgtgtgtgtgtgcatatgtttgtgtgtgtgtgtgtgtgtgtgtgtgtgtgtatttgagtgtatgcatatgtgtttgCATGAGTATATGTGAGGAGGGGAATAATTCTATGAAGATCATTATTCCTGATCATAGAACAGTCATAATGCAGGGATCTCTGAATCTTTCCAAATGGTCAAACAGTGATACTAGTTGAGCTGGAGAAGTAATTATAGAGTTCAAGAAACTTATAAATAAGATAATTCATAACTTTTTGGGGCCACCTGAGtgcttcatgatctcatggttcacggttTGGCACCCCACATCAGATTCTACACTgagaatgtggagtctgcttcagattttctctctttctctttctctgccccttcttctctctgtctctttttctctcaaaataaataaataaattttagaaaaatacatttcataactTTTAAGAGAAAACACCAATTTCCATATTTTAAGTCAGTCAAAAGAGACATTACTACTGTTATTTCTGaggtctctttcttcctctcatgttctatatgtatatattaatgtcCT is part of the Suricata suricatta isolate VVHF042 chromosome 11, meerkat_22Aug2017_6uvM2_HiC, whole genome shotgun sequence genome and encodes:
- the LOC115306522 gene encoding putative olfactory receptor 8G3 pseudogene isoform X2; its protein translation is MDPGNHSIATEFILAGLTEKPELQLPLFFLFLVVYVVTVVGNLGMITLIGLSAHLHTPMYYFLSNLSFIDLCHSTVITPKMLVNFVTEMNTISYPQCMTQLYFFLIFAIAECHMLAAMAYDRYAAICNPLLYNVIMSSHICFGLTVGVYILGITGSTIHTGFMMRLLFCKSNVINHYFCDLFPLLEISCSNTFINELLVLVLSAFNILTPALTILASYIFFIASILRIHSTEGRFKAFSTCSSHISAVAVFFGSAAFMYLQPSSVSSMDQGKVFSVFYTIIVPMLNPLIYSLQNKDVKFALKKLLDRVKRRDI
- the LOC115306522 gene encoding putative olfactory receptor 8G3 pseudogene isoform X1; protein product: MDPGNHSIATEFILAGLTEKPELQLPLFFLFLVVYVVTVVGNLGMITLIGLSAHLHTPMYYFLSNLSFIDLCHSTVITPKMLVNFVTEMNTISYPQCMTQLYFFLIFAIAECHMLAAMAYDRYAAICNPLLYNVIMSSHICFGLTVGVYILGITGSTIHTGFMMRLLFCKSNVINHYFCDLFPLLEISCSNTFINELLVLVLSAFNILTPALTILASYIFFIASILRIHSTEGRFKAFSTCSSHISAVAVFFGSAAFMYLQPSSVSSMDQGKVFSVFYTIIVPMLNPLIYSLQNKDVKFALKKLLDSSICS